A single window of Chitinophagales bacterium DNA harbors:
- a CDS encoding OmpA family protein, with translation MSRLFYIIGLIASGLAFLYWFDCENLDACEGFGLFAQHAGEAKTDTPPIPSITYPGFTVKDGDKQVVSLKDHFRFPKSNARPMSPAELQKAMGDMKTYVQQNPNRQLEVVGYYNDQEGKPSDPKFTNWGLARADQLKQQLVNTGFPAYLIIPTAKKDNSLPFKNDTLYGGIEASYIPRATQALIIKDADNPVAQSSKNLWFLNPNSDNNNVNDFDKEFQQIADYLKKNPNREITLSGSYHDDATQKLGEDRANIIRKKMETMGISPNRIEVVAKKDPYLHVSNDTIYSPIEFLFKVSEATAKDILAEKRPLRFNSNSADLLLSKELQQYLNDVKTFLLQDASKNVLLTGHTDSDGKDDVNVILGKKRAEDVKVRLVNMGIAADRITTASKGEAEPIAPNNTSAGKAQNRRVEIIVQ, from the coding sequence ATGAGCAGACTATTTTACATAATTGGGCTGATTGCTTCGGGATTGGCTTTTCTGTATTGGTTTGACTGCGAAAATCTCGATGCTTGTGAAGGCTTCGGATTATTCGCACAACACGCTGGAGAAGCCAAAACAGATACACCTCCTATACCAAGCATCACCTACCCAGGTTTTACGGTAAAAGATGGCGATAAACAAGTCGTATCTCTAAAAGACCATTTCCGTTTTCCTAAATCCAATGCACGTCCTATGTCTCCCGCCGAACTTCAAAAAGCGATGGGCGATATGAAAACGTATGTTCAACAAAACCCCAATAGACAGTTGGAGGTAGTAGGATACTACAACGACCAAGAAGGAAAACCTAGTGATCCTAAATTTACGAATTGGGGATTGGCAAGAGCCGATCAGCTCAAACAACAGTTGGTCAATACGGGTTTCCCTGCTTACCTGATCATTCCTACTGCAAAGAAAGACAATTCTTTACCATTCAAAAATGACACTTTGTATGGTGGAATAGAAGCATCTTATATACCCCGTGCTACTCAAGCACTCATCATCAAAGATGCCGACAATCCCGTAGCACAATCGAGTAAAAATCTATGGTTCTTGAACCCCAATTCAGACAATAACAATGTCAATGACTTCGATAAAGAATTTCAACAAATAGCGGATTACCTCAAAAAGAATCCCAACCGAGAAATTACACTATCAGGAAGTTACCACGATGATGCTACCCAAAAACTCGGAGAAGACCGAGCAAACATCATCCGAAAAAAGATGGAAACAATGGGCATTAGCCCAAATAGAATTGAAGTAGTCGCTAAAAAAGATCCTTATCTACACGTTTCCAACGACACCATTTACAGTCCTATCGAATTTTTATTCAAAGTATCGGAAGCCACTGCAAAAGATATTTTGGCAGAAAAACGCCCACTTCGCTTCAATAGCAATAGTGCGGACTTGCTCCTTTCCAAAGAATTGCAGCAATACCTCAACGATGTCAAAACCTTTTTGCTGCAAGATGCGAGCAAAAACGTATTGCTCACAGGACATACCGATAGCGACGGTAAAGACGATGTGAATGTAATATTGGGCAAAAAACGAGCAGAAGATGTGAAAGTACGCTTGGTCAATATGGGAATTGCAGCAGACCGCATTACCACTGCTTCTAAAGGAGAAGCAGAACCCATTGCACCCAACAACACCTCAGCGGGCAAAGCTCAAAACCGCCGTGTGGAAATCATTGTCCAATAA
- a CDS encoding C40 family peptidase, with the protein MASTSTQFGIVHLALIPMRAEASEKSEMVSQLLFGETFEVLTQDRQWVKIQTTFDQYQGWIDEKQFLPLAKSNHQNIEAQNAVHALETIHSVLHISEYFPIIIGSRLPNFDGRKTHFNDLHYTYLGETTAASAKEKANPQQVISFAFNYLHAPYLWGGRSPFGIDCSGLTQMAFKLGNIALPRDAYQQSEIGETIEEFSQVKAGDLAFFDNDSGKIIHVGIVLKNNNILHASGKVRVDKLHESGIFNVDSKKYSHKLASIKRPADF; encoded by the coding sequence ATGGCAAGTACATCAACTCAATTTGGCATCGTTCACCTCGCCCTCATTCCCATGCGAGCCGAAGCCTCCGAAAAAAGCGAAATGGTCAGCCAACTCCTATTTGGTGAAACCTTTGAAGTATTGACACAAGACCGCCAATGGGTAAAAATCCAAACAACTTTTGACCAATATCAAGGCTGGATTGACGAAAAACAGTTCTTACCCCTCGCCAAAAGCAACCACCAAAACATTGAAGCACAAAATGCAGTTCATGCATTAGAAACTATTCACTCTGTATTGCATATCTCCGAATATTTCCCCATTATCATAGGGAGTCGCCTGCCAAACTTCGATGGTAGGAAAACACACTTCAACGACCTACATTATACCTATTTAGGAGAAACCACTGCTGCATCTGCAAAAGAAAAAGCCAATCCACAACAAGTTATCTCCTTTGCTTTCAACTATTTACACGCACCCTACCTTTGGGGCGGACGCTCACCTTTTGGAATTGACTGCTCAGGATTGACCCAAATGGCATTCAAACTTGGCAACATTGCCTTGCCTCGTGATGCCTATCAACAATCCGAAATTGGCGAAACCATTGAAGAATTTTCGCAGGTCAAAGCAGGAGATTTGGCTTTTTTCGACAATGATTCAGGTAAAATTATCCACGTAGGTATTGTGCTGAAAAACAACAACATCCTCCACGCAAGCGGAAAGGTGAGAGTCGATAAACTGCACGAATCGGGTATCTTCAATGTGGATTCCAAAAAATATTCGCACAAATTGGCTTCTATCAAACGACCTGCGGACTTTTGA
- a CDS encoding SPOR domain-containing protein, whose translation MSSTTIEVAKYIHDLLYEYSSVIVPDLGAFSTRNKPATINEENQTISPPAKTVVFNERLKVNDGILVGHISKMESIPPSLVEDALKKFAAETKATLQTGEAVSLGNLGTLQYQTEKGIEFYPTSDLNLSLNSFGFQTLELPTIAATTPPSSNDNIGAAGIGGTSDMDFSFDEEKELPNEEEIPNTPIEKRTVSSVLAENAENLPPVIPPEQRRRSGGGWFWLLPLLILGLCFLLVMQLSKGDKEDGMTTNDTQTEENSGLWSIPPFSWFAGGDDKDEQLVDNTNIDSGNTTEEQEENTTTDESNTTESGNASTLDGDIETVDTDENTASNDKVEDTSSKNTTETNTKTTENSNDTKGDNSATDNGSDSNTNTSTTDNNSDSTTEEDNSIDSASGSENVTLTNTSALNSVNVTEAKNNEYVASNAPKGYYIIVGAFKSQSNANKAISNLKTKGYEAHALQSTSGYYRVGIYGSADGKTAKERYDSARANENAKAWMLSLQ comes from the coding sequence ATGAGTAGCACTACCATTGAAGTAGCCAAATATATCCATGATTTACTATACGAATACAGTTCTGTTATTGTTCCAGACTTGGGCGCATTCAGTACCCGCAACAAACCAGCAACAATCAATGAGGAAAACCAGACGATTAGCCCTCCTGCTAAAACTGTGGTTTTCAATGAAAGATTGAAGGTAAATGACGGTATTTTGGTAGGACATATTTCCAAAATGGAATCCATTCCGCCCTCATTGGTGGAAGATGCCTTGAAAAAATTTGCAGCAGAAACAAAAGCCACGCTACAAACAGGGGAAGCCGTTTCTCTCGGCAATTTGGGGACACTTCAATATCAAACAGAAAAAGGGATTGAGTTTTATCCCACATCTGACCTTAACCTATCGCTCAATTCTTTTGGTTTTCAAACCTTAGAATTGCCTACCATTGCAGCAACTACTCCACCTAGTAGCAATGACAACATTGGAGCGGCAGGTATTGGTGGGACTTCTGACATGGATTTTTCTTTTGATGAAGAAAAAGAACTACCCAATGAAGAAGAAATTCCCAATACCCCCATTGAAAAACGCACTGTATCTTCTGTATTGGCTGAAAATGCTGAAAACCTCCCTCCTGTTATTCCTCCTGAACAGCGTCGTAGAAGTGGCGGTGGATGGTTTTGGCTCTTACCATTGCTTATTCTCGGTTTGTGTTTTTTGTTGGTGATGCAACTTAGCAAAGGGGATAAAGAAGATGGTATGACAACCAATGATACACAAACAGAAGAAAATTCTGGACTGTGGAGTATTCCCCCATTCAGTTGGTTTGCAGGTGGTGATGATAAAGACGAACAATTGGTGGATAACACCAACATCGATTCAGGAAACACTACTGAAGAGCAAGAGGAAAATACAACTACCGATGAAAGCAATACCACAGAAAGTGGTAATGCTTCTACTCTCGATGGAGATATTGAAACTGTTGACACAGATGAAAATACTGCAAGCAACGATAAAGTAGAAGATACTTCATCGAAAAATACAACAGAAACGAATACCAAAACTACTGAAAACAGTAATGATACAAAGGGCGATAATTCCGCAACAGACAATGGTTCCGACTCTAATACAAATACTTCAACAACAGACAATAACTCAGATTCAACAACCGAGGAAGACAATTCAATTGATTCTGCATCAGGTTCTGAAAATGTCACACTTACCAATACCTCAGCCCTCAACAGCGTAAATGTAACTGAAGCCAAAAACAATGAGTATGTAGCCTCTAATGCTCCTAAAGGATATTATATCATCGTAGGGGCTTTCAAAAGCCAATCAAACGCCAACAAAGCAATTAGCAATTTAAAAACAAAAGGCTATGAAGCTCATGCACTTCAATCAACGTCAGGTTACTATAGAGTTGGAATATATGGATCTGCGGATGGTAAAACGGCCAAAGAGCGATATGATTCTGCTCGTGCAAACGAAAATGCAAAAGCTTGGATGTTGAGCCTTCAATAA
- a CDS encoding T9SS type A sorting domain-containing protein, which yields MKHKLPIIQSLFTFLLLLSLQNSIAQDIMMQGWYWDYPKTTDGNNWADTIAAKATELANAGITHVWLPPLSRASFGNGSNGYDPKDLFDLGEFGGGATGFGTRSQLDDVIELFGNVGIEAVADVVYNHRDGGIPETNPAVEGWIENYNSTKVNAGDAPFPSDRFRCILPLGGASGNSAGDYYFKIRSASQHANFYNKPYKVYMQTNTVGFQNQTALTESEPNGGGDCGQGFNALTLGVDMNATTDGSGCLTDEFKLTLSASDFDAAGDTLYIFLTNANGNYSDHFIYGIYSIPLAQDIQSQVVYQTYTDFTSLPSGRGGMNYNYFRPNGNPTSLSGDTDGMWFFYDYDQTKQETIDTLQEWSKWLWEDVGIRGYRMDAVKHFPYAFTGNFMDYLYDQGIYPNIVVGEYFDTNAGTLKGWVDNVLNEMDADTKDSISVRAFDFSLRKALKDACDAFGYDARDIFNAGIVDGAGGSGFQAITFLNNHDYRESFDPPVQNDPILGYAYLLTNNQVGLPCIFYPDYYGTEIPNSPNVALKEQIDDLLQIHKVYINGSTGRDYLSRHSTPYFQNITNNLHSTTVMYQLMGTPTGNDIIVVINFAGETLDMTHGVNVNVNLPNGTILTDLTGTSNTPTTTVTGGNITVSIPARSYAVFGVDVCGDLDATMDETEASCHGGEDGTATVTATGGTGTYTYEWSNGATTDMATGLTAGDYTVIVEDENNCKITKSATITETQSAVENPSTYDLQFANEQKGCGIGEQFCVDIQIKAASAAPDLAVGSHTIWVNYNKSAINNPTYTAANFFNLTASGGGATECEISPENTYQPYFKTAMDSDESGALGDWNVTTIMNSSGFVCNAECPIVNNTDWVSFGTICFDVVDGAQTSDLSFDATLTVINQSNDEPQHTANTLGTLDILPSATSPMADAGQDVTICEGNSTQLGATGGDSYTWTPDDGSLDDASIANPTASPTSTTVYTVVVTDSNGCTDSAQVTVNVDNSANCCPDGVSVEYENTNNLPTLTQTSDFIRAGNLNSNGNVVVQNGQTITFQATNSVQLEAGFEVENGGVFAAILEACNAAPLVEVAAMEENTETTSSKTTLQEISATVYPNPFNESTTIEYFLPQNDSPVTLSIYDLSGKVVQHLINNQLQQAGRYRVTFTPCDLADGVYVCVLQVGGDRRVVKLLKG from the coding sequence ATGAAACACAAACTACCCATTATTCAAAGCCTATTTACATTCCTTCTACTTCTTTCCCTTCAAAATTCCATTGCACAAGACATTATGATGCAAGGTTGGTATTGGGACTATCCCAAAACAACCGATGGAAACAATTGGGCAGATACCATTGCAGCCAAAGCCACCGAACTTGCCAATGCAGGCATTACCCATGTTTGGTTGCCTCCGCTTTCTCGTGCAAGTTTTGGGAATGGCAGCAATGGCTACGACCCCAAAGATTTGTTCGATTTAGGTGAATTTGGAGGAGGCGCAACGGGTTTCGGAACTCGTTCACAATTGGACGATGTGATAGAATTGTTTGGAAATGTGGGCATTGAAGCCGTTGCAGATGTAGTTTACAACCATCGAGATGGCGGAATTCCCGAAACCAACCCTGCCGTTGAAGGTTGGATAGAAAACTACAACAGTACCAAGGTCAATGCAGGTGATGCACCTTTTCCATCCGATAGATTTCGCTGCATCTTGCCTTTGGGCGGTGCTTCTGGAAATAGTGCAGGAGATTATTACTTCAAAATTCGCTCGGCTTCCCAACACGCCAACTTCTACAACAAACCCTACAAGGTGTATATGCAAACCAATACGGTTGGCTTTCAAAACCAAACAGCCTTGACCGAAAGTGAACCCAATGGCGGCGGTGATTGTGGACAGGGCTTCAATGCCTTGACTTTGGGCGTGGATATGAACGCTACAACAGATGGAAGTGGCTGTTTGACAGATGAATTCAAACTGACCCTTTCAGCAAGTGATTTTGATGCTGCGGGAGATACACTCTACATTTTCCTTACCAACGCCAATGGAAATTATTCCGACCACTTCATTTATGGAATTTACTCCATTCCCTTAGCACAAGACATTCAAAGTCAAGTCGTTTACCAAACCTATACCGACTTCACCTCCCTGCCAAGTGGACGTGGAGGCATGAACTACAACTACTTCAGACCCAATGGAAACCCTACTTCTTTGAGTGGCGATACAGATGGAATGTGGTTTTTTTACGACTACGACCAAACCAAACAAGAAACAATAGACACCCTGCAGGAATGGAGCAAATGGCTTTGGGAAGATGTCGGAATTCGAGGCTATCGAATGGATGCGGTCAAACATTTCCCCTACGCTTTTACAGGCAATTTTATGGATTACCTCTACGACCAAGGCATTTATCCCAATATCGTAGTCGGCGAATATTTTGATACCAATGCGGGAACATTGAAGGGATGGGTGGACAATGTATTGAACGAAATGGATGCCGATACAAAAGATTCGATTAGCGTTCGAGCATTTGATTTTTCCTTGCGAAAAGCATTGAAGGATGCCTGTGATGCCTTTGGATATGATGCTCGTGACATCTTCAATGCAGGTATTGTAGATGGTGCAGGAGGTTCGGGTTTTCAGGCGATTACCTTCCTCAACAACCATGATTACCGAGAATCTTTTGACCCACCTGTTCAAAACGACCCAATTTTGGGCTACGCTTATTTATTGACCAACAATCAAGTCGGTTTGCCCTGTATTTTTTATCCCGATTACTACGGAACAGAAATTCCCAATTCGCCCAATGTGGCATTGAAGGAACAGATTGACGATTTGCTGCAAATCCACAAAGTCTATATCAACGGCTCGACAGGTCGTGATTATTTGAGCAGACACAGTACGCCCTATTTCCAAAATATCACCAACAATTTGCACAGTACCACCGTGATGTATCAACTCATGGGAACACCCACAGGCAATGATATCATCGTGGTCATCAACTTTGCAGGGGAAACGCTCGACATGACACATGGCGTAAACGTCAATGTCAACTTGCCGAACGGAACAATTCTGACCGATTTGACAGGCACAAGCAACACGCCTACAACGACCGTAACAGGCGGCAATATCACTGTTTCGATTCCTGCCCGTTCCTATGCCGTTTTTGGGGTAGATGTTTGCGGAGATTTAGACGCAACGATGGACGAAACCGAAGCAAGTTGTCATGGTGGCGAGGACGGAACGGCAACGGTTACGGCAACAGGTGGCACTGGAACCTATACTTACGAATGGTCAAATGGCGCAACTACAGATATGGCAACAGGTTTGACAGCAGGCGATTATACCGTCATTGTGGAAGACGAAAACAACTGCAAAATCACCAAATCGGCAACGATTACCGAAACCCAAAGTGCGGTCGAGAATCCTTCAACCTACGACCTTCAATTTGCGAATGAGCAAAAAGGATGCGGAATTGGCGAGCAATTTTGTGTCGACATCCAAATCAAAGCGGCAAGTGCTGCGCCCGATTTGGCAGTGGGTTCACACACGATTTGGGTCAATTACAACAAATCCGCCATCAACAATCCAACTTATACGGCTGCCAATTTCTTCAATTTGACCGCTTCGGGTGGAGGCGCAACCGAGTGTGAAATTTCGCCAGAAAACACCTACCAACCTTACTTCAAAACGGCAATGGATTCGGACGAAAGCGGTGCATTGGGCGATTGGAATGTCACCACAATAATGAACAGCAGCGGTTTTGTCTGCAATGCCGAATGTCCGATTGTGAACAACACCGATTGGGTCAGTTTCGGAACGATTTGTTTTGATGTTGTGGACGGTGCACAAACGAGCGATTTATCTTTTGATGCAACATTAACGGTCATTAACCAAAGTAACGACGAACCGCAACATACGGCTAATACACTTGGTACGCTGGACATTCTGCCTTCTGCAACTTCTCCAATGGCAGATGCTGGTCAAGATGTGACGATTTGTGAAGGCAACAGCACACAGTTGGGCGCAACAGGTGGCGATTCCTACACTTGGACTCCTGATGATGGCAGCTTAGACGATGCGAGCATTGCCAACCCAACAGCAAGCCCCACTTCTACAACGGTTTACACAGTCGTAGTGACCGACTCCAATGGCTGCACAGACAGCGCACAAGTGACGGTGAATGTGGACAATTCTGCCAATTGCTGCCCCGATGGCGTGTCGGTCGAATACGAAAATACCAACAACTTACCCACTTTGACCCAAACTTCGGACTTTATTCGTGCGGGAAATCTGAACAGCAATGGAAATGTGGTGGTACAGAATGGTCAGACGATAACCTTTCAAGCTACCAACTCTGTACAATTGGAGGCAGGTTTTGAAGTGGAAAATGGAGGTGTTTTTGCTGCAATTTTAGAAGCTTGTAATGCTGCACCTTTGGTGGAAGTAGCTGCAATGGAGGAGAATACGGAAACAACTTCCTCCAAAACTACTCTGCAAGAAATTTCTGCAACGGTTTATCCCAATCCCTTCAATGAGTCCACGACCATCGAATATTTTTTGCCGCAAAACGATAGCCCTGTTACTTTGAGCATTTACGACTTGTCGGGCAAAGTGGTGCAGCATTTGATTAACAACCAATTGCAGCAAGCAGGTCGGTATCGGGTGACTTTTACACCTTGTGATTTGGCGGATGGGGTGTATGTTTGTGTGTTGCAGGTTGGAGGGGATAGACGGGTAGTGAAATTATTGAAGGGGTAA